One region of Mucilaginibacter sp. 14171R-50 genomic DNA includes:
- the murB gene encoding UDP-N-acetylmuramate dehydrogenase produces the protein MIVKENFDLTPYNSYRIAATCAKAYFPETDEDLYSLFSETNIEKKIVIGGGYNIILSKPHYQESFVIFSDNLSKAVVNDVTLTLQAGISMLAISQLAYEHGLSGMEVFYDIPGSLGGAIVMNAGSGTDEIKNVLVKVKYFDPISLTFHEMYNSEIGFSYRDSFFQRNPHLLITEATLELFRKDKESIKQKMEQTKATRHSKQPKEYPNAGSVFKRPKGKFVGPMIEELGLKGYSVGGAQVSEKHAGFIVNYNKATGADILNLIKDIQDKVYAAYDVMLEVEQRII, from the coding sequence ATGATAGTTAAAGAAAACTTTGATCTTACACCATATAATTCTTATAGAATAGCGGCAACTTGTGCAAAAGCCTATTTTCCGGAAACGGATGAAGATCTGTACAGCTTGTTTTCGGAAACCAACATCGAAAAAAAGATTGTTATTGGCGGTGGGTATAACATCATATTATCAAAACCCCACTATCAGGAATCTTTTGTTATATTCTCTGATAATTTATCTAAAGCAGTTGTTAACGATGTTACACTTACCCTGCAGGCAGGTATAAGCATGCTGGCGATAAGTCAACTGGCTTATGAGCATGGTCTTTCGGGTATGGAGGTTTTTTATGACATTCCGGGGTCGTTAGGTGGTGCTATTGTTATGAATGCTGGTTCGGGAACAGACGAGATCAAGAACGTGCTTGTAAAAGTGAAATACTTTGACCCAATTAGCCTCACTTTTCATGAAATGTACAACAGCGAGATTGGCTTTAGTTACCGCGACAGCTTCTTTCAAAGAAATCCACACCTGCTGATAACTGAGGCCACGCTCGAATTATTTAGAAAAGATAAGGAATCCATTAAACAAAAAATGGAACAAACCAAAGCGACGAGGCATTCAAAGCAACCCAAAGAATACCCCAATGCCGGCAGCGTTTTTAAACGCCCCAAGGGTAAGTTTGTTGGGCCGATGATAGAGGAACTGGGCTTAAAGGGTTACAGTGTTGGGGGTGCCCAGGTTTCTGAAAAGCATGCCGGCTTTATTGTTAATTACAATAAGGCAACAGGCGCTGATATATTAAATTTAATTAAGGACATTCAGGATAAGGTTTACGCTGCCTATGATGTAATGCTGGAAGTTGAACAACGGATAATTTAA